The following proteins are encoded in a genomic region of Triticum dicoccoides isolate Atlit2015 ecotype Zavitan chromosome 1B, WEW_v2.0, whole genome shotgun sequence:
- the LOC119304031 gene encoding uncharacterized protein LOC119304031: MALANARLGVLIVAAMLSASFLPLATARGRGGPINPLVAGVCAHTPFPELCKGTAGKHADKYPTIDNLAVLNMQVDAFAKRTAQVRKYVSSASRKGTPAQTQALSFCDTMYMNTQDTIGAAQRAITFKDKGTAKIMLQLAVQDFQSCDRPFQQSGIPNPMLKYDEELSQMANNCMQLANMM; the protein is encoded by the coding sequence ATGGCGCTAGCGAACGCACGGCTTGGTGTGCTCATCGTGGCGGCGATGTTATCCGCCAGCTTCCTCCCGCTGGCAACGGCTAGAGGGAGGGGCGGCCCCATCAACCCACTGGTTGCCGGCGTATGCGCGCATACACCGTTCCCTGAGCTGTGCAAGGGCACGGCTGGGAAACACGCAGACAAGTACCCGACCATCGACAATCTGGCAGTGCTTAACATGCAGGTTGACGCGTTTGCCAAGCGAACGGCGCAGGTCCGGAAGTACGTCTCAAGCGCGTCCCGCAAGGGGACACCGGCGCAGACCCAGGCGTTGAGCTTCTGCGACACCATGTACATGAACACCCAGGACACCATCGGCGCGGCGCAGCGGGCCATCACCTTCAAAGACAAGGGCACGGCCAAGATCATGCTGCAGCTCGCCGTGCAGGACTTCCAGTCGTGCGACCGACCGTTCCAGCAGTCCGGGATACcaaacccaatgctcaagtacgacgaAGAGCTCAGCCAGATGGCCAATAATTGCATGCAACTGGCTAACA